Proteins co-encoded in one Kutzneria chonburiensis genomic window:
- a CDS encoding zinc-dependent metalloprotease, protein MDWSVAASTAQRLIRSGPTVPRAEADAVVRELRGMTGDAELHVRELTGLGHGLPLREGTVVDRHGWVRAASEGLALLTEGAMPANLPGPLGGVLAGTAGVQAGMVLAFLSSRVLGQYDPFGGGGRLLLVAPNIVAARQAMDVPASDFSMWVCLHEVTHRLQFTAVPWLRDYFSSQVGQLLSVMDDNAVGAFNRIPEMVRSARDRLKTVRPTEGPTALMELIQSPEQRAVLDRLVALSTLLEGHADHVMDAVGPVVVPSVTTLRSRFTARRKGGGVLDRVLRAVLGVEAKIRQYAEGAAFTRHVVDAVGMDGFNTVWTSPETLPSRAEIADPDAWLRRVHP, encoded by the coding sequence GTGGACTGGTCGGTCGCCGCGTCGACCGCCCAGCGGTTGATCCGGTCCGGGCCGACCGTGCCCAGAGCGGAGGCCGACGCCGTCGTGCGCGAATTGCGCGGCATGACCGGCGACGCCGAGTTGCACGTGCGTGAGCTGACCGGGCTCGGGCACGGCTTGCCGCTGCGAGAGGGCACCGTGGTCGACCGGCACGGCTGGGTTCGTGCCGCCAGCGAAGGCCTCGCGCTGCTCACCGAGGGTGCGATGCCGGCCAACCTGCCCGGTCCGCTCGGCGGCGTGCTTGCCGGCACCGCCGGCGTGCAGGCCGGCATGGTGCTGGCCTTCCTCAGCTCACGGGTGCTCGGCCAGTACGACCCGTTCGGCGGTGGCGGCCGGCTGCTGCTCGTCGCACCCAACATCGTCGCCGCGCGGCAGGCCATGGACGTGCCGGCCAGTGACTTCAGCATGTGGGTGTGCCTGCACGAGGTCACGCACCGGCTCCAGTTCACCGCCGTGCCGTGGCTGCGGGACTACTTCTCTTCGCAGGTCGGGCAGCTGCTGTCGGTCATGGACGACAACGCCGTCGGGGCCTTCAACCGGATTCCCGAGATGGTCCGTTCGGCGCGGGACCGGCTCAAGACCGTGCGCCCCACCGAGGGGCCGACCGCGTTGATGGAGCTCATCCAGTCGCCCGAGCAGCGAGCCGTCCTCGACCGCCTGGTTGCGCTGTCCACCCTGCTCGAGGGCCATGCCGATCACGTCATGGACGCCGTCGGACCGGTTGTCGTGCCGTCCGTGACGACCTTGCGCAGCCGCTTCACCGCCCGTCGCAAGGGCGGCGGCGTGCTGGACCGGGTGTTGCGGGCCGTGCTCGGCGTCGAGGCCAAGATCCGGCAGTACGCCGAGGGCGCCGCCTTCACCCGGCACGTCGTCGACGCCGTCGGCATGGACGGCTTCAACACCGTGTGGACCTCGCCCGAGACCTTGCCCTCCCGCGCCGAGATCGCCGACCCCGACGCCTGGCTCCGGAGGGTCCATCCCTGA
- the tilS gene encoding tRNA lysidine(34) synthetase TilS, which translates to MASGARPDEAVSAVRTAVRRLVTVAKKAGYLSSGQLAVAVSGGADSLALAAAAQHQARRLNVTVHGLIVDHGLQPGSDKVAAKAAEQLSALGIPHVRVLTTKVEGPGGMEAAARRARYEALRRALPAEDAIVLLGHTKDDQAETVLLGLGRGSGPRSIAGMRPLDPPWGRPLLTVTRAQTERACTAQGLTYWSDPHNVDPAFTRVRLRNEVLPLLEDVLQGGVADALARTAAQLREDNDALDALAAEMLVDDPEGLDTQRLVNTPPAIRRRVLRSWLLRSGVTELTDAQLRDIDALIGEWRGQGGVLLRGGLVAQRAHGRLQLDRASS; encoded by the coding sequence TTGGCTTCTGGTGCGCGCCCGGATGAGGCGGTGTCGGCGGTGCGGACGGCGGTGCGCCGTCTGGTCACCGTGGCGAAGAAGGCCGGCTATCTGAGCAGTGGGCAGCTGGCGGTGGCGGTGTCGGGTGGGGCGGACTCGCTGGCGCTGGCGGCGGCGGCGCAGCATCAGGCTCGAAGGCTGAACGTCACCGTGCACGGTCTGATCGTCGATCACGGACTCCAGCCGGGCTCGGACAAGGTCGCGGCGAAGGCGGCGGAGCAGCTGTCGGCGCTGGGCATCCCGCACGTACGGGTGCTGACGACCAAGGTCGAAGGCCCGGGCGGGATGGAGGCGGCGGCACGGAGGGCGCGGTACGAGGCGCTGAGGCGAGCGCTGCCGGCGGAAGACGCGATCGTGCTGCTGGGACACACAAAAGACGACCAGGCGGAGACGGTGCTGCTGGGCCTGGGCCGAGGCTCGGGACCACGCTCGATCGCCGGCATGCGGCCGCTGGACCCGCCATGGGGTCGCCCGCTGCTGACGGTGACAAGAGCCCAGACGGAGCGCGCCTGCACGGCGCAAGGGCTGACCTACTGGAGTGATCCGCACAACGTGGATCCGGCGTTCACCCGGGTCCGCCTGCGCAACGAAGTGCTGCCACTGCTGGAGGACGTGCTGCAAGGGGGAGTGGCCGACGCGCTGGCCCGGACGGCGGCGCAGCTGCGGGAGGACAACGACGCCCTGGACGCGCTGGCGGCGGAAATGCTGGTGGACGACCCGGAAGGACTGGACACACAACGGCTCGTGAACACCCCGCCGGCGATCCGGCGGCGGGTGCTGCGGAGCTGGCTGCTGCGAAGCGGTGTGACCGAACTCACCGACGCCCAGCTGCGTGACATCGACGCACTGATCGGTGAATGGCGTGGTCAGGGAGGCGTGTTGCTCCGCGGCGGCTTGGTGGCACAGCGCGCACATGGCAGGCTGCAACTAGACCGAGCGTCGTCCTGA
- the hpt gene encoding hypoxanthine phosphoribosyltransferase, with protein sequence MYEGDVASVLITEQQISDKIQELAKQVAADHPARDGGSDLLLVGVLKGAVMFMTDMARALPVPVQLEFMAVSSYGSSTSSSGVVRILKDLDRDIAGKNVVIIEDIVDSGLTLSWLLKNLASRRPASLEVCALLRKPDAVKVDVPVKYIGFDIPNEFVVGYGLDYAERYRDLPYIGTLDPKVYSS encoded by the coding sequence GTGTACGAGGGCGACGTCGCCTCCGTGCTCATCACCGAGCAGCAGATCAGCGACAAGATCCAGGAACTGGCCAAGCAGGTGGCCGCGGACCATCCCGCGCGCGACGGCGGCTCGGACCTGCTGCTGGTCGGCGTGCTCAAGGGCGCGGTGATGTTCATGACCGACATGGCCAGGGCCCTGCCGGTGCCCGTCCAGCTGGAGTTCATGGCGGTCAGTTCCTACGGCTCGTCCACGTCCTCATCGGGCGTGGTGCGCATCCTCAAGGACCTCGACCGGGACATCGCCGGCAAGAACGTGGTCATCATCGAGGACATCGTCGACTCCGGCCTGACGCTGTCCTGGCTGCTGAAGAACCTGGCCTCGCGCCGTCCGGCCTCGCTCGAGGTGTGCGCCCTGCTGCGCAAGCCGGACGCGGTCAAGGTGGACGTGCCGGTCAAGTACATCGGCTTCGACATCCCGAACGAGTTCGTCGTCGGCTACGGCCTCGACTACGCCGAGCGCTACCGGGACCTGCCCTACATCGGCACCCTCGACCCCAAGGTCTACTCGAGCTGA
- a CDS encoding substrate-binding domain-containing protein — MLAVGGVVVANTANSVRCAGQVPLRVAVTPSAATAVQSVADAFEHDQTSVNGQCVKVSVVSEGSADVVQSLPTRPIDPPALWIPDSSLWVSTAQGLDNKDPVNSPKLTEHPSLASSPLVVAASTAQADKLGWPKSPVSWQRLVTGQTPIAITDPLTNTEGVATLGLAQGLLPVQSNGLPPQELIAVLLRLRGTTLNSVSNGFDNIRKDPANALLFTTTEQSVVSYNVTTAAPAKAVAIYPAEGTVLFDYPVVRVNTRGEVNGTDQAAAAFEQELRSARSAGIFSAAGFRDSKGTASTSWGGKDGVQAATPPLLPAPSAAQVGTVLRAWNVVHLDGRTLAVIDVSGSMTSPMPGGQNRIEVARDGALAAMALMPDSTYVGLWAFSQQQGPPNDWKELVPLGPLGGKVNGVNQRFALQQAATGLPARVRGGTALYDTAFAAYETLKDDFDPTKVNAVVLITDGKNEKNGGLDLNGLLQMLRAQTDPTKPVQIIGIGLGPDADMNALNAIAAATGGKAYPAADAASFRGVLFDALSRRPCNTGPC; from the coding sequence GTGCTGGCGGTGGGCGGGGTTGTGGTGGCCAACACCGCCAACTCGGTGCGGTGCGCCGGCCAGGTGCCGCTGCGGGTGGCGGTGACGCCGAGCGCGGCCACCGCGGTGCAGTCGGTGGCCGACGCCTTCGAACACGACCAGACGTCGGTCAACGGGCAGTGCGTGAAGGTGTCCGTGGTCAGCGAGGGCTCGGCCGACGTCGTGCAGTCGCTGCCGACAAGACCCATCGACCCGCCGGCGCTGTGGATCCCGGACTCGTCGCTGTGGGTGTCGACCGCGCAGGGCCTGGACAACAAGGACCCGGTCAACAGCCCCAAGCTGACCGAGCACCCGTCGCTGGCCTCGTCGCCGCTGGTGGTGGCGGCCAGCACGGCGCAGGCCGACAAGCTGGGCTGGCCCAAGTCGCCGGTGAGCTGGCAGCGGCTGGTCACCGGGCAGACTCCGATCGCGATCACCGACCCGCTGACCAACACCGAGGGCGTGGCCACGTTGGGCCTGGCGCAGGGCCTGCTGCCGGTGCAGTCCAACGGGCTGCCGCCGCAGGAGCTGATCGCGGTGCTGCTGCGGTTGCGCGGCACCACGCTGAACTCGGTGTCCAACGGTTTCGACAACATCCGCAAGGACCCGGCCAACGCGCTGCTGTTCACCACCACCGAGCAGTCGGTCGTGTCGTACAACGTGACGACGGCCGCGCCGGCCAAGGCCGTGGCGATCTATCCCGCCGAGGGCACCGTGCTGTTCGACTACCCGGTCGTCCGGGTGAACACGCGGGGCGAGGTCAACGGCACCGACCAGGCCGCGGCCGCGTTCGAGCAGGAGCTGCGGTCGGCGCGGTCGGCCGGCATCTTCAGCGCCGCCGGCTTCCGTGACTCCAAGGGCACCGCGTCGACCTCGTGGGGCGGCAAGGACGGCGTGCAGGCCGCGACCCCGCCGCTGCTGCCGGCGCCGTCGGCCGCGCAGGTCGGGACCGTGCTGCGGGCGTGGAACGTGGTGCATCTGGACGGGCGGACGCTGGCCGTGATCGACGTGTCCGGGTCCATGACCTCGCCTATGCCCGGTGGACAGAACCGGATCGAGGTGGCCCGGGACGGGGCGCTGGCCGCGATGGCGTTGATGCCGGACAGCACTTATGTGGGGCTGTGGGCGTTTTCGCAGCAGCAGGGGCCGCCCAACGACTGGAAGGAACTGGTGCCGCTCGGGCCGCTCGGCGGCAAGGTCAACGGCGTCAACCAGCGTTTCGCGTTGCAGCAGGCGGCGACGGGGCTGCCGGCCCGGGTGCGCGGCGGCACGGCGCTGTACGACACGGCCTTCGCCGCGTACGAGACGCTGAAGGACGACTTCGACCCGACCAAGGTCAACGCGGTCGTGCTGATCACCGACGGGAAGAACGAGAAGAACGGCGGGCTGGACCTCAACGGCCTGCTGCAGATGTTGCGGGCGCAGACCGATCCGACCAAGCCGGTGCAGATCATCGGCATCGGGCTCGGGCCGGACGCCGACATGAACGCCCTGAACGCGATCGCCGCCGCGACCGGCGGCAAGGCCTACCCGGCCGCCGACGCCGCCTCGTTCCGCGGCGTCCTGTTCGACGCCCTCAGCCGCCGCCCCTGCAACACCGGCCCCTGCTGA